A single Streptomyces sannanensis DNA region contains:
- a CDS encoding HPr family phosphocarrier protein, whose translation MAERRVNVGWAEGLHARPASIFVRAAMAAGVPVTIARADGDPVSAASMLAVLGLGAEGGEEIVLASGSDDADAALDRLAKLVSEGLDELPETV comes from the coding sequence ATGGCCGAGCGCCGCGTCAATGTCGGCTGGGCAGAGGGCCTGCACGCCCGCCCTGCCTCCATCTTCGTCCGTGCCGCCATGGCCGCCGGCGTCCCCGTGACGATCGCCAGGGCCGACGGAGATCCGGTCAGCGCCGCCTCGATGCTCGCCGTGCTCGGCCTGGGTGCCGAGGGCGGCGAGGAGATCGTGCTCGCTTCCGGGTCGGACGACGCCGACGCCGCGCTCGACCGTCTGGCGAAGCTGGTCTCCGAGGGGCTCGACGAACTGCCCGAGACCGTCTGA
- a CDS encoding GNAT family N-acetyltransferase: MQTPSDSAYPAHWEADVVLRDGGTARIRPITTDDAERLVSFYEQVSDESKYYRFFAPYPRLSDRDVHRFTHHDYVDRVGLAATVGGEFIATVRYDRINAAGLPATSRPSPTTALAGGCFAPAPDIADEAEVAFLVQDAHQGRGVASALLEHIAAVARERGIRRFAAEVLPANTKMIKVFTDAGYQQQRSFEDGVVRLELDLEPTDRSLAVQRAREQRAEARSVQRLLAPGSVAVIGTGRAPGGVGRSVLSNLLAGGFTGRTYAVNRAFPADRDTVDGVPAHRSLATIGEHVDLAVVAVPAERVPEAVAECGEYGVQGLVVLSAGYAESGPGGRERQRELVRLARSYGMRLIGPNSFGVINTAEAVRLNASLAPEAPASGRIGLFTQSGAIGIALLSGLHRRGAGLSSFISAGNRADVSGNDFLQYGYEDPDTDVVLLYLESIGNPRKFNRLARRTAAVKPVVVVKSARHSGSAPPGHAVMPTRIPDATVSALLRQAGVIRVDTDTQLVDAGLLLAGQPLPAGPRVAILGNSESLGLLTYDACLTEGLRPLPPLDLTTAATPDDFRAALAHALGDDACDAVVVTAMPRVGESENGTGTLAEALRTATASASPKPVAVVHVELGGLADALSAATGTAPPPGGAVVPRVAEPRDAAAGKGPGAGEPAGARIIPAYPAAERAVRALAEAVRYAEWRRQAPGRVPEYEDIDEAGAAARIGALLGPEPDPRGMRIGPDDARELLQQYGIGVLRALPAPHPDAAVAAAARLGYPVALKTTAPHLRHRPDLGGVRLDIAGEGELRRAYAELTETLGKPAELLPVVQAMVPRGVDTVVRAAIDPAAGAVLSFGISGAPSELLGDMAHRLVPATDRDAAELIRSIRTAPLLFGWRGAAPADTAALEELLLRVSRLVDDHPEVVSVALEPVVVAQQGLSVLGATVRLAPPPARTDLGPRRLPSY; the protein is encoded by the coding sequence ATGCAGACCCCGTCGGATTCCGCGTACCCGGCTCACTGGGAGGCCGACGTGGTGCTGCGCGACGGCGGCACCGCGCGCATCAGGCCCATCACGACCGACGACGCCGAACGCCTGGTCAGCTTCTACGAACAGGTCTCGGACGAGTCGAAGTATTACCGCTTCTTCGCGCCCTACCCCCGACTCTCCGACCGCGACGTGCACCGCTTCACCCACCACGACTACGTGGACCGGGTCGGCCTCGCCGCCACCGTGGGCGGCGAGTTCATCGCGACCGTCCGCTACGACCGCATCAACGCGGCCGGCCTCCCGGCCACCTCCCGTCCGTCTCCCACCACCGCCCTTGCCGGAGGGTGCTTCGCGCCGGCCCCTGATATCGCCGACGAGGCCGAGGTCGCCTTCCTCGTCCAGGACGCACACCAGGGACGCGGCGTCGCCTCCGCCCTGCTGGAACACATCGCCGCCGTCGCCCGCGAGCGCGGCATCCGGCGCTTCGCGGCCGAGGTGCTGCCCGCCAACACCAAGATGATCAAGGTGTTCACGGATGCCGGGTACCAGCAGCAGCGCAGCTTCGAGGACGGCGTCGTCCGCCTCGAACTCGACCTGGAACCCACCGACCGCTCCCTCGCCGTGCAACGCGCCCGTGAACAGCGCGCCGAGGCACGCTCCGTGCAGCGCCTCCTCGCCCCCGGCTCCGTCGCCGTCATCGGCACCGGCCGCGCGCCCGGCGGAGTGGGCCGCAGCGTCCTGAGCAACCTCCTGGCGGGCGGCTTCACCGGGCGTACGTACGCCGTGAACCGGGCCTTCCCCGCGGACCGGGACACCGTGGACGGCGTTCCCGCGCACCGCTCCCTCGCCACCATCGGGGAGCACGTCGACCTCGCCGTCGTCGCCGTGCCCGCCGAGCGGGTGCCGGAAGCCGTCGCGGAGTGCGGCGAGTACGGGGTGCAGGGCCTGGTCGTGCTCTCCGCCGGATACGCGGAGAGCGGCCCCGGGGGCCGGGAGCGCCAGCGGGAACTGGTGCGCCTGGCCCGCTCGTACGGCATGCGCCTCATCGGCCCCAACTCCTTCGGTGTCATCAACACCGCGGAGGCCGTCCGGCTCAACGCCTCCCTCGCCCCCGAGGCCCCGGCGTCCGGCCGCATCGGGCTCTTCACCCAGTCAGGCGCGATCGGTATCGCCCTGCTCTCCGGACTCCACCGCCGCGGCGCCGGGCTCTCCTCCTTCATCTCCGCCGGCAATCGCGCGGACGTCTCCGGCAACGACTTCCTCCAGTACGGATACGAGGACCCGGACACCGATGTCGTCCTCCTCTACCTGGAATCCATCGGCAACCCGCGCAAGTTCAACCGCCTCGCCCGGCGCACCGCCGCCGTCAAACCGGTCGTCGTCGTCAAGAGCGCCCGCCACAGCGGCAGCGCTCCGCCCGGTCATGCCGTGATGCCCACCCGCATCCCGGACGCCACCGTCTCCGCCCTGCTCCGCCAGGCCGGCGTGATCCGCGTCGACACCGACACCCAACTGGTCGACGCCGGCCTGCTGCTGGCCGGTCAGCCGCTCCCGGCCGGACCGCGCGTGGCCATCCTCGGCAACTCGGAGTCCCTCGGTCTGCTGACGTACGACGCCTGCCTCACCGAGGGCCTGCGCCCGCTCCCGCCCCTCGACCTGACGACGGCGGCCACCCCGGACGACTTCCGAGCCGCCCTCGCCCATGCCCTCGGTGACGACGCCTGCGACGCGGTCGTGGTGACGGCGATGCCCAGGGTGGGGGAGAGCGAGAACGGAACCGGAACCCTGGCAGAGGCCCTGCGCACCGCGACCGCGTCGGCCTCGCCGAAGCCGGTCGCGGTGGTCCACGTGGAACTCGGCGGCCTTGCGGACGCCCTCTCGGCGGCGACCGGCACGGCGCCGCCCCCCGGTGGAGCCGTCGTACCCCGCGTGGCGGAGCCACGTGACGCCGCGGCCGGGAAAGGTCCGGGCGCTGGAGAGCCGGCGGGTGCGCGCATCATCCCTGCCTACCCCGCCGCGGAACGGGCCGTCCGTGCGCTGGCCGAGGCCGTCCGGTACGCCGAGTGGCGGCGGCAGGCGCCCGGCAGGGTTCCCGAGTACGAGGACATCGACGAGGCCGGGGCCGCCGCCCGGATCGGCGCACTCCTCGGTCCTGAGCCCGACCCGCGCGGCATGCGGATCGGTCCCGACGACGCCCGCGAGCTGCTCCAGCAGTACGGGATCGGTGTGCTGCGGGCGCTGCCCGCACCGCACCCCGACGCCGCCGTCGCGGCGGCCGCCCGCCTCGGCTACCCGGTGGCACTCAAGACCACCGCGCCCCATCTGCGCCACCGCCCCGACCTCGGCGGGGTCCGGCTCGACATCGCCGGCGAAGGGGAACTCCGCCGGGCCTACGCCGAGTTGACGGAGACCCTCGGCAAGCCCGCCGAGCTCCTTCCCGTCGTGCAGGCCATGGTGCCACGCGGGGTGGACACGGTCGTACGGGCCGCCATCGACCCGGCCGCAGGCGCCGTGCTCTCCTTCGGCATCTCCGGAGCGCCCTCGGAGCTGCTCGGCGACATGGCCCACCGTCTGGTTCCGGCCACCGACCGGGATGCCGCCGAGCTGATCCGGTCCATCCGCACGGCCCCGCTCCTCTTCGGCTGGCGCGGCGCGGCCCCGGCCGACACCGCGGCGCTGGAGGAGTTGCTGCTCCGGGTGTCGCGGCTGGTGGACGACCATCCCGAGGTCGTCTCGGTGGCTCTGGAACCGGTCGTGGTGGCCCAGCAGGGCCTGTCCGTCCTCGGCGCGACCGTACGGCTCGCGCCGCCGCCCGCGCGGACCGACCTCGGGCCCCGGCGTCTCCCCAGTTACTGA